ACCGATGTCATCTCGCTCGGCGGCGCTTTTAGAAGACGCTGTTTGAAATAGATGATAAGTAGCTGCGATCGCACCTGCTTTGCTATTAGGCGCTACGATAGTTAAATCAAGTAATCCATCATCATAAACAATCCCGGCTGGCCCCTGAGCCAGAACTGAAGTCGGAGGTGCAGCATTCGCCACAGTTACCGCCGCCGCCGTGGTTTTAATAATTTTGTCTGGCGTTTCGATTTCTACATCAAAACTTTCCAACTCGCGTAATTCTTGCACACCTGCTAGAACATACGCCAACATCCCAAACCGTTTTTTCGATTCCCGATCAGCCCTTTCGACAGTTTCCGCCTCAAAACCTATACCTGTCAACAATATCATCGGTAAATCATTGCAATAAGCAACGTCTACATTGTGTGTTACTCCTTGCAAAATTGTCTTACAAGCGGACTCAATTGTGTCAGGGATGCCTAAAGCTGTGGCGAAAGCATTAGCCGTACCCCGTGATATCACTCCCAAAGGAATCTCACTACCAATCACAGCCACAGCCGCCGCCGATAATGTCCCATCCCCTCCAGAAGCGATGATAGCTTCTACACCCCGCTCTACAGC
Above is a genomic segment from Nostoc sp. MS1 containing:
- a CDS encoding YegS/Rv2252/BmrU family lipid kinase; the encoded protein is MNRSACLIFNPVAGQGNPETDLAEIRALLEPEMDLDIYLTTEEVGADQLAREAVERGVEAIIASGGDGTLSAAAVAVIGSEIPLGVISRGTANAFATALGIPDTIESACKTILQGVTHNVDVAYCNDLPMILLTGIGFEAETVERADRESKKRFGMLAYVLAGVQELRELESFDVEIETPDKIIKTTAAAVTVANAAPPTSVLAQGPAGIVYDDGLLDLTIVAPNSKAGAIAATYHLFQTASSKSAAERDDIGYLRAREFKITTDPPQKVVIDGEVVGTTPVDIKCLPAALKVFVATVPEEELVEKLDGLPNLVIELKESEGE